A window from Hemicordylus capensis ecotype Gifberg chromosome 2, rHemCap1.1.pri, whole genome shotgun sequence encodes these proteins:
- the IL11RA gene encoding interleukin-11 receptor subunit alpha isoform X3, which translates to MLSPISCVSRVVVLLAAVLVTTSITMSGEWGEEGVTYGQLGKDVTLTCAGISPSAIVEWRWDGAAELPEGSRLQQGQLLLPQAELPSEGTYSCHDAASGLLLGSAILRLGRLPGVPSVSCRASNYENFSCFWAPGVETFLPTRYITTYRKKLLTEDERQRSQPSDVGLCVQNPARPHACTVSKAQFWSSYRMNVTEVNPLGSTFRLLDITVQAIIKPDPPEGLRVEPVPSAPRRLRVSWEYPSTWPKEPHFQLKFRLQYRPFIYSSWSVMETGNMSELITDAFMGLGHVVQVSAKDFLDAGSWSEWSAEAWGMPATGPTVAPSEAAPGAMEPESPAEKPSLAPDNEPVAGQSDPTEKVAVLVSLGVFAFFVLAVILVFGFLMWIRLKKHGKEATKHHDLLAAAIHMKTLPRGLCKLWTFPKWCCQAESFCC; encoded by the exons ATGCTGAGCCCCATCTCATGTGTCAGCAGAGTCGTGGTCCTCTTGGCAGCCGTCTTGGTAACCACGTCCATCACCATGTCCGGAGAATGGGGAGAGGAAG GGGTGACGTATGGCCAGCTGGGGAAGGACGTGACGCTGACGTGTGCCGGAATCAGCCCCAG CGCGATTGTGGAGTGGCGATGGGACGGAGCGGCCGAGCTGCCCGAGGGCTCCCGGCTCCAGCAAGGGCAGCTGCTCCTGCCCCAGGCCGAGCTCCCCTCCGAAGGCACCTACAGCTGCCACGACGCCGCCAGTGGACTGCTCCTGGGCTCCGCCATCCTCCGTCTCGGCC GTCTCCCGGGGGTCCCCTCCGTCTCCTGCAGAGCTTCCAACTACGAGAACTTCTCCTGCTTCTGGGCTCCCGGCGTGGAGACGTTTCTGCCCACCAGATACATCACCACCTATAG gAAAAAATTGCTGACTGAAGATGAGAGACAAAG GTCACAGCCTAGCGACGTGGGGCTGTGCGTCCAGAACCCCGCCCGCCCCCACGCTTGCACCGTCAGCAAGGCCCAGTTCTGGAGCTCCTATCGCATGAACGTGACAGAGGTGAACCCCTTGGGCTCGACCTTCCGCCTCCTGGACATCACCGTGCAGGCCATCA TCAAACCAGACCCCCCGGAGGGCCTGCGGGTGGAGCCGGTGCCCTCAGCCCCCCGGCGCCTGCGTGTGAGCTGGGAATACCCCTCCACCTGGCCGAAGGAGCCCCACTTCCAGCTCAAATTCCGACTGCAGTATCGCCCCTTCATTTACAGCTCCTGGTCTGTG ATGGAGACGGGCAACATGTCCGAGCTGATCACTGACGCCTTCATGGGGCTGGGCCACGTGGTCCAGGTGAGCGCCAAGGACTTCCTCGATGCTGGGAGCTGGAGCGAGTGGAGTGCCGAAGCGTGGGGCATGCCCGCCACCG GACCAACGGTGGCCCCCAGCGAAGCTGCCCCTGGAGCCATGGAGCCCGAAAGTCCGGCCGAAAAGCCTTCTCTGGCCCCTGACAATGAGCCTGTTG CAGGCCAGAGCGACCCCACGGAGAAGGTGGCGGTTCTGGTGTCGCTTGGGGTCTTTGCCTTCTTTGTCTTGGCCGTGATTCTGGTCTTTGGCTTCCTGATGTG GATCCGGCTCAAGAAACACGGCAAAGAGGCCACTAAGCACCATgacctgcttgctgctgccatcCACATGAAGACCTTGCCCA gaggcttgtgCAAGCTATGGacatttccaaaatggtgctGCCAAGCCGAATCATTTTGCTGCTGA
- the IL11RA gene encoding interleukin-11 receptor subunit alpha isoform X2, whose protein sequence is MLSPISCVSRVVVLLAAVLVTTSITMSGEWGEEGVTYGQLGKDVTLTCAGISPSAIVEWRWDGAAELPEGSRLQQGQLLLPQAELPSEGTYSCHDAASGLLLGSAILRLGRLPGVPSVSCRASNYENFSCFWAPGVETFLPTRYITTYRKKLLTEDERQRSQPSDVGLCVQNPARPHACTVSKAQFWSSYRMNVTEVNPLGSTFRLLDITVQAIIKPDPPEGLRVEPVPSAPRRLRVSWEYPSTWPKEPHFQLKFRLQYRPFIYSSWSVMETGNMSELITDAFMGLGHVVQVSAKDFLDAGSWSEWSAEAWGMPATDNIPCLSSGPTVAPSEAAPGAMEPESPAEKPSLAPDNEPVGQSDPTEKVAVLVSLGVFAFFVLAVILVFGFLMWIRLKKHGKEATKHHDLLAAAIHMKTLPRGLCKLWTFPKWCCQAESFCC, encoded by the exons ATGCTGAGCCCCATCTCATGTGTCAGCAGAGTCGTGGTCCTCTTGGCAGCCGTCTTGGTAACCACGTCCATCACCATGTCCGGAGAATGGGGAGAGGAAG GGGTGACGTATGGCCAGCTGGGGAAGGACGTGACGCTGACGTGTGCCGGAATCAGCCCCAG CGCGATTGTGGAGTGGCGATGGGACGGAGCGGCCGAGCTGCCCGAGGGCTCCCGGCTCCAGCAAGGGCAGCTGCTCCTGCCCCAGGCCGAGCTCCCCTCCGAAGGCACCTACAGCTGCCACGACGCCGCCAGTGGACTGCTCCTGGGCTCCGCCATCCTCCGTCTCGGCC GTCTCCCGGGGGTCCCCTCCGTCTCCTGCAGAGCTTCCAACTACGAGAACTTCTCCTGCTTCTGGGCTCCCGGCGTGGAGACGTTTCTGCCCACCAGATACATCACCACCTATAG gAAAAAATTGCTGACTGAAGATGAGAGACAAAG GTCACAGCCTAGCGACGTGGGGCTGTGCGTCCAGAACCCCGCCCGCCCCCACGCTTGCACCGTCAGCAAGGCCCAGTTCTGGAGCTCCTATCGCATGAACGTGACAGAGGTGAACCCCTTGGGCTCGACCTTCCGCCTCCTGGACATCACCGTGCAGGCCATCA TCAAACCAGACCCCCCGGAGGGCCTGCGGGTGGAGCCGGTGCCCTCAGCCCCCCGGCGCCTGCGTGTGAGCTGGGAATACCCCTCCACCTGGCCGAAGGAGCCCCACTTCCAGCTCAAATTCCGACTGCAGTATCGCCCCTTCATTTACAGCTCCTGGTCTGTG ATGGAGACGGGCAACATGTCCGAGCTGATCACTGACGCCTTCATGGGGCTGGGCCACGTGGTCCAGGTGAGCGCCAAGGACTTCCTCGATGCTGGGAGCTGGAGCGAGTGGAGTGCCGAAGCGTGGGGCATGCCCGCCACCG ACAACATCCCTTGTCTGTCTTCAGGACCAACGGTGGCCCCCAGCGAAGCTGCCCCTGGAGCCATGGAGCCCGAAAGTCCGGCCGAAAAGCCTTCTCTGGCCCCTGACAATGAGCCTGTTG GCCAGAGCGACCCCACGGAGAAGGTGGCGGTTCTGGTGTCGCTTGGGGTCTTTGCCTTCTTTGTCTTGGCCGTGATTCTGGTCTTTGGCTTCCTGATGTG GATCCGGCTCAAGAAACACGGCAAAGAGGCCACTAAGCACCATgacctgcttgctgctgccatcCACATGAAGACCTTGCCCA gaggcttgtgCAAGCTATGGacatttccaaaatggtgctGCCAAGCCGAATCATTTTGCTGCTGA
- the IL11RA gene encoding interleukin-11 receptor subunit alpha isoform X1 produces the protein MLSPISCVSRVVVLLAAVLVTTSITMSGEWGEEGVTYGQLGKDVTLTCAGISPSAIVEWRWDGAAELPEGSRLQQGQLLLPQAELPSEGTYSCHDAASGLLLGSAILRLGRLPGVPSVSCRASNYENFSCFWAPGVETFLPTRYITTYRKKLLTEDERQRSQPSDVGLCVQNPARPHACTVSKAQFWSSYRMNVTEVNPLGSTFRLLDITVQAIIKPDPPEGLRVEPVPSAPRRLRVSWEYPSTWPKEPHFQLKFRLQYRPFIYSSWSVMETGNMSELITDAFMGLGHVVQVSAKDFLDAGSWSEWSAEAWGMPATDNIPCLSSGPTVAPSEAAPGAMEPESPAEKPSLAPDNEPVAGQSDPTEKVAVLVSLGVFAFFVLAVILVFGFLMWIRLKKHGKEATKHHDLLAAAIHMKTLPRGLCKLWTFPKWCCQAESFCC, from the exons ATGCTGAGCCCCATCTCATGTGTCAGCAGAGTCGTGGTCCTCTTGGCAGCCGTCTTGGTAACCACGTCCATCACCATGTCCGGAGAATGGGGAGAGGAAG GGGTGACGTATGGCCAGCTGGGGAAGGACGTGACGCTGACGTGTGCCGGAATCAGCCCCAG CGCGATTGTGGAGTGGCGATGGGACGGAGCGGCCGAGCTGCCCGAGGGCTCCCGGCTCCAGCAAGGGCAGCTGCTCCTGCCCCAGGCCGAGCTCCCCTCCGAAGGCACCTACAGCTGCCACGACGCCGCCAGTGGACTGCTCCTGGGCTCCGCCATCCTCCGTCTCGGCC GTCTCCCGGGGGTCCCCTCCGTCTCCTGCAGAGCTTCCAACTACGAGAACTTCTCCTGCTTCTGGGCTCCCGGCGTGGAGACGTTTCTGCCCACCAGATACATCACCACCTATAG gAAAAAATTGCTGACTGAAGATGAGAGACAAAG GTCACAGCCTAGCGACGTGGGGCTGTGCGTCCAGAACCCCGCCCGCCCCCACGCTTGCACCGTCAGCAAGGCCCAGTTCTGGAGCTCCTATCGCATGAACGTGACAGAGGTGAACCCCTTGGGCTCGACCTTCCGCCTCCTGGACATCACCGTGCAGGCCATCA TCAAACCAGACCCCCCGGAGGGCCTGCGGGTGGAGCCGGTGCCCTCAGCCCCCCGGCGCCTGCGTGTGAGCTGGGAATACCCCTCCACCTGGCCGAAGGAGCCCCACTTCCAGCTCAAATTCCGACTGCAGTATCGCCCCTTCATTTACAGCTCCTGGTCTGTG ATGGAGACGGGCAACATGTCCGAGCTGATCACTGACGCCTTCATGGGGCTGGGCCACGTGGTCCAGGTGAGCGCCAAGGACTTCCTCGATGCTGGGAGCTGGAGCGAGTGGAGTGCCGAAGCGTGGGGCATGCCCGCCACCG ACAACATCCCTTGTCTGTCTTCAGGACCAACGGTGGCCCCCAGCGAAGCTGCCCCTGGAGCCATGGAGCCCGAAAGTCCGGCCGAAAAGCCTTCTCTGGCCCCTGACAATGAGCCTGTTG CAGGCCAGAGCGACCCCACGGAGAAGGTGGCGGTTCTGGTGTCGCTTGGGGTCTTTGCCTTCTTTGTCTTGGCCGTGATTCTGGTCTTTGGCTTCCTGATGTG GATCCGGCTCAAGAAACACGGCAAAGAGGCCACTAAGCACCATgacctgcttgctgctgccatcCACATGAAGACCTTGCCCA gaggcttgtgCAAGCTATGGacatttccaaaatggtgctGCCAAGCCGAATCATTTTGCTGCTGA
- the IL11RA gene encoding interleukin-11 receptor subunit alpha isoform X5 → MLSPISCVSRVVVLLAAVLVTTSITMSGEWGEEGVTYGQLGKDVTLTCAGISPSAIVEWRWDGAAELPEGSRLQQGQLLLPQAELPSEGTYSCHDAASGLLLGSAILRLGRLPGVPSVSCRASNYENFSCFWAPGVETFLPTRYITTYRKKLLTEDERQRSQPSDVGLCVQNPARPHACTVSKAQFWSSYRMNVTEVNPLGSTFRLLDITVQAIIKPDPPEGLRVEPVPSAPRRLRVSWEYPSTWPKEPHFQLKFRLQYRPFIYSSWSVMETGNMSELITDAFMGLGHVVQVSAKDFLDAGSWSEWSAEAWGMPATDNIPCLSSGPTVAPSEAAPGAMEPESPAEKPSLAPDNEPVAGQSDPTEKVAVLVSLGVFAFFVLAVILVFGFLMWIRLKKHGKEATKHHDLLAAAIHMKTLPKAQIL, encoded by the exons ATGCTGAGCCCCATCTCATGTGTCAGCAGAGTCGTGGTCCTCTTGGCAGCCGTCTTGGTAACCACGTCCATCACCATGTCCGGAGAATGGGGAGAGGAAG GGGTGACGTATGGCCAGCTGGGGAAGGACGTGACGCTGACGTGTGCCGGAATCAGCCCCAG CGCGATTGTGGAGTGGCGATGGGACGGAGCGGCCGAGCTGCCCGAGGGCTCCCGGCTCCAGCAAGGGCAGCTGCTCCTGCCCCAGGCCGAGCTCCCCTCCGAAGGCACCTACAGCTGCCACGACGCCGCCAGTGGACTGCTCCTGGGCTCCGCCATCCTCCGTCTCGGCC GTCTCCCGGGGGTCCCCTCCGTCTCCTGCAGAGCTTCCAACTACGAGAACTTCTCCTGCTTCTGGGCTCCCGGCGTGGAGACGTTTCTGCCCACCAGATACATCACCACCTATAG gAAAAAATTGCTGACTGAAGATGAGAGACAAAG GTCACAGCCTAGCGACGTGGGGCTGTGCGTCCAGAACCCCGCCCGCCCCCACGCTTGCACCGTCAGCAAGGCCCAGTTCTGGAGCTCCTATCGCATGAACGTGACAGAGGTGAACCCCTTGGGCTCGACCTTCCGCCTCCTGGACATCACCGTGCAGGCCATCA TCAAACCAGACCCCCCGGAGGGCCTGCGGGTGGAGCCGGTGCCCTCAGCCCCCCGGCGCCTGCGTGTGAGCTGGGAATACCCCTCCACCTGGCCGAAGGAGCCCCACTTCCAGCTCAAATTCCGACTGCAGTATCGCCCCTTCATTTACAGCTCCTGGTCTGTG ATGGAGACGGGCAACATGTCCGAGCTGATCACTGACGCCTTCATGGGGCTGGGCCACGTGGTCCAGGTGAGCGCCAAGGACTTCCTCGATGCTGGGAGCTGGAGCGAGTGGAGTGCCGAAGCGTGGGGCATGCCCGCCACCG ACAACATCCCTTGTCTGTCTTCAGGACCAACGGTGGCCCCCAGCGAAGCTGCCCCTGGAGCCATGGAGCCCGAAAGTCCGGCCGAAAAGCCTTCTCTGGCCCCTGACAATGAGCCTGTTG CAGGCCAGAGCGACCCCACGGAGAAGGTGGCGGTTCTGGTGTCGCTTGGGGTCTTTGCCTTCTTTGTCTTGGCCGTGATTCTGGTCTTTGGCTTCCTGATGTG GATCCGGCTCAAGAAACACGGCAAAGAGGCCACTAAGCACCATgacctgcttgctgctgccatcCACATGAAGACCTTGCCCA
- the IL11RA gene encoding interleukin-11 receptor subunit alpha isoform X4, translating into MLSPISCVSRVVVLLAAVLVTTSITMSGEWGEEGVTYGQLGKDVTLTCAGISPSAIVEWRWDGAAELPEGSRLQQGQLLLPQAELPSEGTYSCHDAASGLLLGSAILRLGRLPGVPSVSCRASNYENFSCFWAPGVETFLPTRYITTYRKKLLTEDERQRSQPSDVGLCVQNPARPHACTVSKAQFWSSYRMNVTEVNPLGSTFRLLDITVQAIIKPDPPEGLRVEPVPSAPRRLRVSWEYPSTWPKEPHFQLKFRLQYRPFIYSSWSVMETGNMSELITDAFMGLGHVVQVSAKDFLDAGSWSEWSAEAWGMPATGPTVAPSEAAPGAMEPESPAEKPSLAPDNEPVGQSDPTEKVAVLVSLGVFAFFVLAVILVFGFLMWIRLKKHGKEATKHHDLLAAAIHMKTLPRGLCKLWTFPKWCCQAESFCC; encoded by the exons ATGCTGAGCCCCATCTCATGTGTCAGCAGAGTCGTGGTCCTCTTGGCAGCCGTCTTGGTAACCACGTCCATCACCATGTCCGGAGAATGGGGAGAGGAAG GGGTGACGTATGGCCAGCTGGGGAAGGACGTGACGCTGACGTGTGCCGGAATCAGCCCCAG CGCGATTGTGGAGTGGCGATGGGACGGAGCGGCCGAGCTGCCCGAGGGCTCCCGGCTCCAGCAAGGGCAGCTGCTCCTGCCCCAGGCCGAGCTCCCCTCCGAAGGCACCTACAGCTGCCACGACGCCGCCAGTGGACTGCTCCTGGGCTCCGCCATCCTCCGTCTCGGCC GTCTCCCGGGGGTCCCCTCCGTCTCCTGCAGAGCTTCCAACTACGAGAACTTCTCCTGCTTCTGGGCTCCCGGCGTGGAGACGTTTCTGCCCACCAGATACATCACCACCTATAG gAAAAAATTGCTGACTGAAGATGAGAGACAAAG GTCACAGCCTAGCGACGTGGGGCTGTGCGTCCAGAACCCCGCCCGCCCCCACGCTTGCACCGTCAGCAAGGCCCAGTTCTGGAGCTCCTATCGCATGAACGTGACAGAGGTGAACCCCTTGGGCTCGACCTTCCGCCTCCTGGACATCACCGTGCAGGCCATCA TCAAACCAGACCCCCCGGAGGGCCTGCGGGTGGAGCCGGTGCCCTCAGCCCCCCGGCGCCTGCGTGTGAGCTGGGAATACCCCTCCACCTGGCCGAAGGAGCCCCACTTCCAGCTCAAATTCCGACTGCAGTATCGCCCCTTCATTTACAGCTCCTGGTCTGTG ATGGAGACGGGCAACATGTCCGAGCTGATCACTGACGCCTTCATGGGGCTGGGCCACGTGGTCCAGGTGAGCGCCAAGGACTTCCTCGATGCTGGGAGCTGGAGCGAGTGGAGTGCCGAAGCGTGGGGCATGCCCGCCACCG GACCAACGGTGGCCCCCAGCGAAGCTGCCCCTGGAGCCATGGAGCCCGAAAGTCCGGCCGAAAAGCCTTCTCTGGCCCCTGACAATGAGCCTGTTG GCCAGAGCGACCCCACGGAGAAGGTGGCGGTTCTGGTGTCGCTTGGGGTCTTTGCCTTCTTTGTCTTGGCCGTGATTCTGGTCTTTGGCTTCCTGATGTG GATCCGGCTCAAGAAACACGGCAAAGAGGCCACTAAGCACCATgacctgcttgctgctgccatcCACATGAAGACCTTGCCCA gaggcttgtgCAAGCTATGGacatttccaaaatggtgctGCCAAGCCGAATCATTTTGCTGCTGA